A stretch of DNA from Micromonospora sp. WMMD1155:
GACGTCACCGGCAAGACCAAGGGCAAGGGCTACGCCGGCCCGATGAAGCGGCACGGCTTCCACGGTCTGGGCGCCGGCCACGGTGTCGAGCGCAAGCACCGCTCGCCCGGTTCCATCGGTGCCTGCGCCACGCCGGGTCGTGTCTTCAAGGGCACCCGGATGGCCGGCCGGATGGGTGGCGTGCGGTACACCGTGCAGAACCTCACCGTCCAGGCGGTCGACACCGAGAACAACCTGCTGCTCGTCCGGGGTGCCATCCCCGGTCCGAAGGGCGCGCTCGTTCTGGTCCGTACCGCGGCGAAGAGCAAGGTGAAGAAGGGCGGTGCGGCCAAGTGACCACCGTTGACGTGCGCACCGTCGAAGGCACCACCAGCAGCTCGGTCGA
This window harbors:
- the rplC gene encoding 50S ribosomal protein L3 → MDRQVKGILGAKLGMTQVWDNNRVVPVTVVEAGPCVISQVRSAEKDGYSAVQLAYGNIDPRKVKKPVSGHYAKADVAPRRHIVELRTTDAAEYSLGQEVTVEEFPAGVVIDVTGKTKGKGYAGPMKRHGFHGLGAGHGVERKHRSPGSIGACATPGRVFKGTRMAGRMGGVRYTVQNLTVQAVDTENNLLLVRGAIPGPKGALVLVRTAAKSKVKKGGAAK